In Planctomycetia bacterium, one DNA window encodes the following:
- a CDS encoding UbiX family flavin prenyltransferase produces the protein MKRIVLAVTGASGAPYARRLMQCLARGGAEVHFIVSPHGRQLFADEMGIAQPTPEALVGRELADRFVSYSYRDIGARIASGSFLTDAMIICPCSSNTLGDVASGTGANLISRAAAVHLKESRRLILVPREMPVSQIELENMLRISRAGGILCPACPGFYMLPQTVQDVVDFVVGKLCDLVGVPHTLNTRWDPSIRNDAEAGDALPRDSIT, from the coding sequence ATGAAGCGAATTGTTCTGGCGGTTACGGGAGCAAGCGGGGCGCCCTATGCACGCCGGCTGATGCAGTGTCTCGCGCGGGGTGGCGCCGAGGTGCACTTCATTGTGTCGCCACACGGCCGCCAGCTTTTCGCGGACGAGATGGGCATCGCGCAGCCGACGCCCGAGGCGCTGGTGGGGCGGGAGCTGGCGGACCGATTTGTGAGTTATTCGTACCGCGACATCGGGGCGCGGATCGCGTCGGGAAGTTTTCTGACCGACGCGATGATCATTTGTCCGTGCAGCAGCAACACACTGGGCGACGTCGCGTCGGGCACGGGTGCGAATCTGATTTCGCGCGCGGCGGCGGTGCATCTGAAGGAATCGCGCCGGTTGATCCTGGTGCCGCGCGAGATGCCGGTGTCGCAGATCGAGCTGGAGAACATGCTGCGAATCTCCCGTGCCGGAGGCATTCTGTGCCCGGCGTGTCCGGGGTTTTACATGCTGCCGCAGACCGTTCAGGACGTGGTGGATTTCGTGGTGGGTAAATTGTGCGATTTGGTTGGCGTCCCGCACACGCTGAACACGCGCTGGGATCCGTCCATTCGCAACGATGCCGAAGCCGGCGATGCCCTGCCTCGTGACTCAATAACTTGA
- the bamD gene encoding outer membrane protein assembly factor BamD has product MEAVADNSPRNESDLIVPPQTDPVAIVDVWSRTAPKYRRRAIIMLFLLWLLFAGLCSFAFWLRTGAPLPWTYDQYADLMARSFMPTGQNQITLADFLSHPINVRDVPIHAVIMGLLFASLTSIPILVTILYRLPSAIVLCAMVIFLAAMPWLGLTVLLGCILSVLPAFRFTFRYASALIGLVPIAIYFVSASWQPSTASTRSFQNQALMYAPWVLALLSSCVICAVALLIARLINYRPGGIPPLLTALFAIPVFLFHTQVGRDELSYRVLEVSIGPTGHAMFAKLDAGMMAEREAARSWSEAQDTSFAELSRHLFDRYVDRALVDAETDRLRAIDACDRFIRDFPQSRYVANVLFLKGQAQDHRLIRSSLVQNQRIEYRNDSPGLASLATWETIRQQFPSSSLVAMALYKLAILQTREGKLTDALNLLNTLLLRFDLARATTQPRTPPPDARNFVFQRTDPTAGLGLDVPALVLQARRLRELIEACQGDAPRSFQELFVAVPKDAERTVHPVQLLLWLDETDPAYASNLRALIAHFPESITADFARIRLTMQEAAISRRIDRFRVLVSQLANRPSAAQAMFCLAEVLEDDNITDEARARYDDLSRTHPNSCWAQEAAARLATLSVAEGSEDASSR; this is encoded by the coding sequence ATGGAAGCCGTGGCGGACAACTCGCCTCGCAACGAATCCGACCTGATTGTGCCGCCGCAGACCGATCCGGTTGCCATCGTCGATGTCTGGTCGCGCACGGCGCCGAAATATCGCCGCCGCGCGATCATCATGCTGTTCCTGCTTTGGCTGCTTTTCGCCGGGTTGTGCTCGTTCGCGTTCTGGCTGCGCACCGGGGCGCCGTTGCCGTGGACCTACGATCAGTACGCCGACTTGATGGCCCGTTCATTCATGCCGACCGGGCAGAATCAGATCACGCTGGCTGATTTTCTCTCGCATCCGATCAACGTCCGCGATGTGCCCATTCACGCCGTGATCATGGGGCTGCTCTTCGCGTCGCTCACGTCGATTCCCATTCTCGTGACGATTCTCTATCGCCTGCCATCGGCGATTGTGTTGTGCGCGATGGTGATCTTTCTCGCGGCCATGCCGTGGCTCGGGCTGACGGTCCTGCTGGGGTGCATTCTTTCGGTGCTGCCGGCGTTTCGTTTCACGTTCCGCTACGCGTCGGCGCTGATCGGCCTCGTGCCGATCGCCATCTATTTTGTTTCGGCATCGTGGCAGCCTTCGACGGCGTCCACGCGGTCCTTCCAGAATCAGGCGCTCATGTATGCCCCGTGGGTCCTGGCGCTGTTGAGTTCCTGCGTCATCTGCGCCGTGGCGCTGCTCATCGCCCGACTCATCAACTACCGTCCCGGCGGCATCCCGCCGCTGCTCACGGCGCTGTTCGCCATTCCCGTGTTCTTGTTTCATACGCAGGTCGGCCGCGATGAATTGTCTTACCGTGTGCTCGAAGTGAGCATCGGCCCGACGGGCCACGCCATGTTCGCCAAGCTTGATGCGGGCATGATGGCCGAACGCGAGGCGGCGCGAAGCTGGAGCGAAGCGCAGGACACGTCCTTCGCCGAATTGTCCCGGCATCTGTTCGACCGCTACGTCGATCGCGCACTCGTGGACGCCGAGACCGATCGACTCCGGGCGATCGATGCCTGCGATCGGTTTATTCGTGATTTTCCCCAGTCACGCTACGTGGCGAATGTGCTCTTCCTCAAGGGGCAGGCGCAGGATCATCGGCTCATTCGTTCCAGCCTCGTGCAGAATCAGCGGATCGAATATCGAAACGACAGCCCTGGTCTGGCATCGTTGGCCACGTGGGAAACGATCCGGCAGCAGTTTCCATCGAGCAGCCTCGTTGCGATGGCGTTGTACAAACTCGCGATCCTCCAGACGCGGGAGGGAAAGCTCACGGACGCCTTGAATCTCCTGAACACGCTCCTGCTGCGTTTCGATCTGGCTCGCGCCACGACGCAGCCGCGCACGCCTCCTCCGGATGCCCGCAACTTTGTTTTTCAACGGACCGATCCGACCGCCGGGCTTGGGCTGGATGTCCCGGCGCTGGTGCTTCAGGCTCGACGGCTTCGCGAGCTGATCGAGGCGTGCCAGGGGGATGCACCGCGCTCGTTCCAGGAGCTGTTCGTTGCCGTTCCAAAGGATGCCGAACGCACCGTCCATCCGGTTCAGCTTCTGCTGTGGCTGGATGAGACGGACCCGGCCTACGCTTCGAATCTTCGGGCGCTGATTGCACATTTCCCCGAATCGATCACCGCGGACTTCGCCCGAATCCGGCTGACGATGCAGGAAGCCGCGATCAGCCGGCGGATTGATCGATTTCGCGTGCTGGTTTCCCAATTGGCCAATCGCCCGTCGGCGGCCCAGGCGATGTTCTGCCTCGCCGAGGTGCTGGAAGACGACAACATTACGGATGAAGCGCGAGCGCGCTATGATGACCTGTCGCGCACGCATCCGAACAGTTGCTGGGCACAGGAGGCCGCGGCTCGACTGGCGACGTTGTCGGTCGCCGAAGGATCGGAAGACGCGTCGAGTCGCTGA
- the ubiE gene encoding bifunctional demethylmenaquinone methyltransferase/2-methoxy-6-polyprenyl-1,4-benzoquinol methylase UbiE: MAAGPSNSVVWDQSRLADPHRQPDKAMRVRAMFDAIAPTYERVNRWLSLGRDASWRRRAVAMAALQSSDRVLDVACGTGDFARAFAKAGPALVVGSDFSAPMLALAAARPVARAQWCRADGTALPFADASFDVVSCAFGIRNFQNLAGGLGEFHRVLRSGGRVVILEFSIPSFPLAAGMYRLYFRSILPRLATWISGDRTGAYDYLPQSVETFLDEPALRRALADAGFASCVTRRMTAGIVTVYLARKA, translated from the coding sequence ATGGCGGCCGGACCGAGCAACAGCGTGGTGTGGGACCAATCGCGTCTGGCCGATCCGCATCGTCAGCCCGACAAGGCGATGCGTGTGCGAGCGATGTTCGATGCGATCGCACCGACGTATGAGCGCGTCAATCGCTGGCTGTCGCTGGGGCGGGATGCGTCGTGGCGGCGTCGAGCGGTGGCGATGGCCGCGTTGCAATCGTCCGATCGCGTGCTGGATGTGGCGTGCGGCACGGGGGACTTCGCGCGGGCGTTCGCCAAGGCCGGCCCGGCGCTGGTGGTCGGCTCGGACTTCTCGGCGCCGATGCTGGCGCTCGCGGCGGCGCGGCCTGTTGCTCGCGCGCAATGGTGCCGTGCAGACGGCACGGCGCTGCCGTTTGCCGATGCGTCGTTTGATGTGGTGAGCTGCGCCTTCGGCATTCGCAATTTTCAGAATCTCGCCGGCGGGCTGGGTGAATTTCATCGCGTGTTGAGGTCCGGCGGTCGCGTGGTGATCCTCGAGTTCTCCATTCCGTCGTTTCCACTGGCGGCGGGGATGTACCGGCTGTATTTCCGCAGCATTCTCCCGCGCCTGGCGACTTGGATCAGCGGTGACCGAACCGGCGCGTACGATTACCTGCCTCAATCGGTGGAGACGTTTCTCGATGAGCCGGCGCTGCGCCGCGCGCTGGCGGACGCCGGTTTTGCATCGTGCGTCACGCGCCGGATGACCGCCGGCATTGTCACCGTTTACCTGGCTCGAAAGGCTTGA
- a CDS encoding UbiD family decarboxylase codes for MAFSNLQEFIAALESARQLRRVRVEVDPELEISAIADRVSKSPSPEGLAGAPRTDPVHGGDGGVGLLFERVRGSTIPLAINLFGSYARMRMALGCEDFESLAARVQKLARPEPPATLVEKIKMLPELAKIAGYAPKRVKRGMCQEIVRTDDADLLALPIIKCWPHDGGADEEVIVGKTPNAPQRHGVETQDGRSFPLGRYITFAGVYTTRPDGSEPNIGMYRIQVTGPRSAIFHCHMHHDGARHHRLWAAQGRDMPVAIVLGGESVLPYAATCPLPPGISELMFAGFLNDGGIPMVPAKTLPLDVPANAEIVIEGFVSATETAREGPFGDHTGFYSLADSFPTIRVTAITHRERPIYPTTIVGYPPMEDYYMGKATERVFLPLLQMLIPDVVDYNLPRWGAFHNFCFVRIRKEYPLQARKVASSIWGAGQMMFSKFIVIVDEDVDVHDEQAVMFAVGAHVDPRRDTFIVDGPMDILDHAAPYCGAGSKMGIDATRKIPGEGIVRDWPRPMTMPTEIVRLVEGRWAEYGLL; via the coding sequence TTGGCGTTTTCCAATCTTCAGGAGTTCATCGCAGCGTTGGAATCGGCGCGGCAACTTCGCCGGGTTCGCGTTGAAGTGGATCCCGAGCTGGAAATCTCCGCCATTGCGGATCGCGTGAGCAAATCGCCCAGTCCGGAGGGCCTGGCGGGGGCGCCGCGCACGGACCCGGTTCACGGCGGCGATGGGGGCGTGGGGCTGCTCTTCGAGCGCGTGCGCGGCAGCACGATTCCGCTGGCGATCAACCTGTTCGGCAGTTATGCGCGGATGCGGATGGCGCTGGGCTGCGAGGATTTTGAATCGCTCGCGGCGCGGGTGCAAAAGCTGGCCAGGCCCGAGCCGCCGGCGACGCTGGTTGAAAAGATCAAGATGCTGCCGGAACTGGCGAAAATTGCCGGCTACGCGCCGAAGCGCGTGAAGCGAGGGATGTGTCAGGAGATCGTGCGCACCGATGATGCCGATCTGCTGGCACTACCGATCATCAAGTGCTGGCCGCACGACGGCGGGGCGGACGAGGAGGTGATCGTGGGCAAGACGCCCAACGCGCCGCAACGCCATGGCGTCGAAACGCAGGACGGTCGGAGCTTTCCCCTCGGCCGATACATCACCTTCGCCGGCGTTTACACGACCAGGCCCGACGGCTCCGAGCCGAACATCGGAATGTATCGTATACAAGTCACCGGCCCGCGCAGCGCCATCTTCCATTGTCACATGCATCACGACGGCGCACGGCACCATCGCCTGTGGGCGGCGCAGGGGCGCGACATGCCCGTGGCCATCGTGCTGGGCGGCGAGAGCGTGCTGCCCTACGCGGCGACCTGTCCGCTGCCGCCGGGGATCAGCGAGCTGATGTTCGCGGGATTTCTCAACGACGGCGGCATCCCGATGGTCCCGGCGAAGACCCTCCCGCTCGACGTCCCCGCCAACGCGGAAATCGTGATTGAGGGGTTCGTCAGTGCCACTGAAACGGCACGAGAAGGCCCCTTCGGCGATCACACCGGCTTCTACAGCCTCGCCGATTCGTTTCCGACGATCCGCGTGACCGCCATCACCCATCGCGAGCGGCCGATCTATCCGACGACGATCGTCGGCTACCCGCCGATGGAAGATTATTACATGGGCAAGGCGACGGAGCGCGTGTTCCTGCCGCTGCTTCAGATGCTGATCCCCGACGTGGTGGACTACAATCTTCCGCGGTGGGGCGCGTTTCACAATTTTTGCTTCGTGCGGATTCGCAAGGAGTACCCGCTTCAGGCGCGGAAGGTCGCCAGCAGCATCTGGGGCGCGGGGCAGATGATGTTCAGCAAGTTCATCGTCATCGTAGACGAGGACGTGGATGTGCACGACGAGCAAGCCGTGATGTTCGCCGTCGGCGCGCACGTGGACCCGCGCCGCGATACGTTCATTGTCGATGGGCCGATGGACATTCTCGATCACGCCGCGCCGTATTGCGGCGCCGGGAGTAAAATGGGCATCGACGCCACGCGCAAGATTCCCGGCGAAGGCATCGTTCGTGACTGGCCCCGGCCGATGACCATGCCGACGGAGATCGTGCGACTGGTCGAAGGCCGATGGGCGGAGTACGGCCTGCTGTAA
- a CDS encoding DEAD/DEAH box helicase, with protein MMQRHVELPKAFAELGLEAPILRALADMDFKEPSPIQKEVVPLVLSGRDVLGQARTGTGKTATFGMPTLQMIDPSGRLQMMVLTPTRELAAQVVGEFRRIAKYRDLHCVPVYGGTGMKEQLHQLGRKPHVVVGTPGRVMDVLNRGALKLDTLRFVVLDEVDRMLDIGFRDDIRKILGRVTHPHQTIFVSATLDEEVKRLAKQYMNDPVEVNVSKDDLTVDAVQQYYCTVEPWDKFQLLKLLLQKEQPKLAIIFTNTKHGARKLTKRLFSIGIEAKEIHGDLVQQKRERIMERFRKHQIPVLVATDLAARGIDVHQITHIINYDLPQDIQVYVHRIGRTARMGSTGKAITLVTREQGAELTEIEMLINRQIEKLEVEGFTPTPPPRGESAEPTGGRRAYEIPASFQTATAASAAPAARAPVPNLGGKFPISRRRRR; from the coding sequence ATGATGCAACGCCACGTCGAACTTCCCAAAGCATTCGCCGAACTGGGTCTGGAAGCGCCGATTCTCCGCGCGCTGGCTGACATGGATTTCAAGGAACCCTCGCCGATCCAGAAGGAGGTCGTGCCGCTCGTGCTCTCCGGTCGAGACGTGCTCGGGCAGGCGCGCACCGGCACCGGCAAGACCGCGACCTTCGGCATGCCGACGCTTCAGATGATCGATCCTTCCGGCCGGCTCCAGATGATGGTCCTGACGCCGACGCGCGAGCTGGCCGCGCAGGTCGTCGGTGAGTTCCGTCGCATCGCCAAATACCGCGACTTGCATTGTGTGCCGGTCTATGGCGGCACCGGCATGAAAGAGCAGTTGCACCAGCTGGGTCGCAAGCCGCACGTGGTCGTGGGGACGCCGGGCCGGGTGATGGATGTGTTGAATCGCGGCGCGCTGAAGCTGGACACGCTGCGCTTCGTGGTGCTGGACGAAGTGGACCGCATGCTGGATATCGGATTCCGCGACGACATCCGCAAAATCCTCGGCCGCGTGACGCATCCGCACCAGACGATTTTTGTTTCCGCGACGCTGGATGAAGAAGTCAAGCGCCTCGCGAAGCAGTACATGAACGATCCGGTCGAGGTCAACGTCTCCAAGGACGATCTGACGGTTGACGCGGTTCAACAGTACTACTGCACGGTCGAACCGTGGGACAAGTTTCAACTTCTCAAGCTGCTGCTCCAGAAAGAGCAGCCCAAGCTGGCGATCATCTTCACGAACACCAAGCACGGCGCGCGGAAGCTGACCAAGCGGCTCTTCTCGATCGGCATCGAGGCCAAGGAGATCCACGGCGACTTGGTGCAGCAGAAGCGCGAGCGCATCATGGAGCGGTTCCGCAAGCACCAGATTCCCGTGCTCGTGGCGACCGACCTGGCCGCCCGCGGCATCGACGTGCATCAGATCACGCACATCATCAACTACGATCTGCCGCAGGACATTCAAGTGTACGTCCATCGGATCGGCCGCACGGCACGCATGGGAAGCACCGGCAAGGCCATTACGCTGGTCACGCGCGAGCAAGGCGCCGAACTGACCGAGATCGAGATGCTCATCAATCGGCAGATCGAAAAACTCGAAGTGGAGGGGTTCACGCCGACCCCGCCGCCGCGCGGTGAATCGGCCGAACCGACCGGCGGGCGCCGCGCGTATGAAATTCCCGCTTCGTTCCAGACGGCCACCGCCGCGAGCGCCGCGCCGGCCGCTCGTGCCCCGGTTCCCAACCTGGGCGGCAAGTTCCCGATCTCGCGCCGACGTCGGCGCTGA
- a CDS encoding alpha/beta hydrolase, with translation MLRSSTRRLRLFPKWRFTWSALFIAAGVCGCGDTLQSLVLRPSKEIRRTPEEFGFTYETLTLTDEHGTPISAWRVPTTSETKLGTIVVVPGNDANKGRYTVGLQFFVDFGWDVILYDYQGFGESGGSATFDGLITSSRAVFKHATENDSVVAGLGISLGAPVLIRMAAEFDLAAIVMDGTVNIWEITTQWTDSHGIGNDLFGIGNVVAALSSTEDFDTVRWIAQATEPKLFVHSLADNVAPFEGAMALYRAAPSPKHFFIVEGEHATAQFFDPGLYRNIINAWLTSIVLRDEAFTQQYLAILDEEVRATLLELGLITPEQAAGLTVSGGG, from the coding sequence ATGTTGCGATCTTCGACGCGTCGGCTTCGCCTGTTCCCCAAGTGGAGGTTCACGTGGTCAGCGCTCTTTATTGCTGCCGGTGTTTGCGGCTGCGGCGACACGCTGCAATCGCTCGTGCTGCGGCCGTCGAAGGAGATTCGCCGCACGCCGGAGGAGTTCGGCTTCACCTATGAGACGCTGACGCTGACCGACGAGCATGGCACGCCTATCAGCGCCTGGCGTGTGCCGACGACCTCGGAGACGAAGCTCGGCACGATTGTCGTGGTGCCCGGCAACGACGCCAACAAGGGTCGCTACACCGTCGGCCTGCAATTCTTCGTGGATTTCGGGTGGGATGTCATCCTGTATGACTACCAAGGTTTCGGGGAGAGCGGCGGCTCGGCGACGTTCGACGGTCTGATCACCAGCTCGCGGGCGGTGTTCAAGCACGCGACGGAGAATGATTCGGTCGTGGCGGGTCTGGGGATCAGCCTCGGCGCGCCGGTTCTGATTCGCATGGCGGCGGAGTTCGATCTAGCGGCCATCGTCATGGACGGCACGGTGAACATCTGGGAGATCACCACCCAGTGGACCGACAGCCATGGGATCGGCAACGATCTGTTCGGGATCGGCAACGTGGTGGCGGCGTTAAGTTCGACGGAGGATTTCGACACGGTTCGCTGGATCGCACAGGCAACGGAGCCGAAGTTGTTCGTGCATTCGTTGGCGGACAACGTCGCGCCGTTTGAGGGGGCGATGGCGCTGTATCGCGCGGCGCCTTCGCCGAAGCATTTCTTCATCGTCGAGGGCGAGCACGCCACGGCGCAGTTTTTTGATCCGGGTCTCTATCGAAACATCATCAACGCGTGGCTCACCAGCATCGTGCTGCGCGACGAGGCGTTTACGCAGCAATACCTGGCGATTCTGGACGAAGAAGTACGCGCGACGCTGCTGGAGTTGGGTCTCATCACGCCGGAACAGGCGGCGGGCTTGACCGTCTCCGGCGGCGGTTGA
- a CDS encoding deoxyribonuclease IV has protein sequence MHLAFDEAVRLGFDCIQIFVKNQRQWKAAPLSEEQVRLFREARKRTGIGPVTAHASYLINLAAPDPVNLAKSIDAMTDELTRCEALGVELLVVHPGAHLGEGLDAGIARTSQSIDEIHVRTRGFKTRIGLEDTAGQGSTIGRELNELGRIIDGVKSPERLAVCLDTCHLFAAGYDLRDASDYERMIAEADRAFGLPRVHCIHTNDSVMDLGSRRDRHEHIGLGKLGRRGFELILRDPRLAHAPRILETEHGEDEKGREWLAVDQAAMRRIARQ, from the coding sequence ATGCACCTCGCGTTCGACGAGGCGGTGCGGCTGGGCTTCGACTGCATCCAGATATTTGTCAAAAATCAGCGGCAGTGGAAGGCCGCGCCGCTTTCGGAGGAGCAGGTGCGATTGTTCCGTGAGGCGCGAAAACGAACCGGCATCGGTCCGGTCACGGCGCATGCGAGTTATCTCATCAATCTGGCTGCGCCGGACCCGGTGAATCTCGCCAAGAGCATCGATGCGATGACGGATGAATTGACGCGCTGCGAGGCGCTGGGGGTAGAACTGCTCGTGGTGCATCCCGGGGCGCACCTCGGCGAGGGGCTGGACGCCGGCATCGCGAGAACCTCGCAATCAATCGACGAAATCCACGTGCGGACGCGCGGCTTCAAGACGCGGATCGGACTGGAAGACACGGCCGGACAGGGCAGCACGATCGGGCGCGAGTTAAATGAACTGGGTCGGATCATCGACGGCGTGAAATCGCCCGAGCGGCTGGCGGTGTGTCTGGATACGTGCCATTTGTTCGCGGCGGGGTACGATCTGCGCGACGCATCGGATTACGAGCGGATGATCGCCGAGGCGGATCGCGCGTTCGGGTTGCCGCGCGTGCACTGCATCCATACAAATGACTCGGTCATGGACCTGGGTAGCCGGCGAGATCGACACGAGCACATCGGCCTGGGCAAACTGGGGCGGCGCGGTTTTGAGCTGATCCTGCGCGATCCGCGCCTGGCGCACGCGCCGCGCATTCTGGAGACCGAACACGGCGAAGACGAAAAGGGGCGCGAATGGCTGGCGGTGGATCAGGCGGCGATGAGGCGGATCGCGCGCCAGTAG
- the carA gene encoding glutamine-hydrolyzing carbamoyl-phosphate synthase small subunit — protein sequence MNRPNCYLGLEDGTVFAGRSFGAAGTAAGEVVFNTAMSGYQEILTDPSYCGQIVTMTAPQIGNYGVNLDDLESRGQFLSGFVVKELSRVYSNQRATGDLDAFLKSANIIGLTGIDTRALTRRLRERGALRGVITTEISDPADLVRRARDIPLMAGQNLVRRVMPDGETVWSPENGHTADLRVVALDCGIKHNILRSLTGAGCTVHVVPPTMSAEAILKRKPHGILAGNGPGDPETVTEAIDNLKKLIGKQPIFGICLGHQLLSLALGAKTYKLKFGHHGANHPVLNHDTGRVEITSQNHGFAVDVPSLEAIGARVTHTNLYDQSLEGFAHDALRVFAVQYHPEAAPGPHDSQYLFNQFIAMMRK from the coding sequence ATGAACCGACCCAACTGCTATCTCGGACTTGAAGACGGCACCGTGTTCGCCGGGCGATCGTTCGGCGCGGCGGGCACGGCCGCGGGCGAGGTCGTCTTCAACACGGCCATGTCGGGCTACCAGGAGATTCTGACCGATCCGTCGTATTGCGGGCAGATTGTGACGATGACCGCGCCGCAGATCGGCAACTACGGCGTGAATCTGGACGATCTCGAATCGCGCGGGCAATTCCTGTCGGGCTTTGTCGTGAAGGAGCTCTCGCGGGTCTACAGCAACCAGCGCGCGACGGGCGATCTCGACGCATTTCTTAAAAGTGCGAACATCATCGGCCTGACCGGCATCGACACGCGCGCGCTGACCAGGCGTTTGCGCGAGCGCGGCGCGCTGCGCGGCGTCATCACGACGGAGATTTCCGACCCGGCCGATCTGGTCCGCCGCGCGAGGGACATCCCGCTGATGGCCGGGCAGAATCTCGTGCGCCGCGTGATGCCCGACGGCGAGACGGTCTGGTCGCCGGAGAACGGACACACGGCCGATCTGCGCGTCGTGGCGCTGGACTGCGGCATCAAGCACAACATTCTGCGGAGCCTGACCGGCGCGGGCTGCACGGTGCACGTCGTGCCGCCGACGATGAGCGCCGAGGCGATCCTCAAGCGCAAGCCGCACGGCATCCTCGCCGGCAACGGGCCGGGCGACCCGGAGACGGTGACCGAGGCGATTGATAACCTGAAGAAACTCATCGGCAAGCAGCCGATTTTCGGCATTTGTCTCGGCCACCAGTTGCTAAGCCTCGCCCTCGGCGCGAAGACTTACAAGCTCAAGTTCGGCCATCACGGCGCGAATCATCCCGTGCTGAACCACGACACCGGCCGCGTGGAGATCACCAGCCAGAACCACGGCTTTGCCGTGGACGTGCCGAGCCTCGAAGCCATTGGTGCCCGCGTGACGCACACGAATCTGTATGACCAGAGTCTGGAAGGTTTCGCGCACGACGCCTTGCGCGTCTTCGCCGTGCAGTATCACCCCGAAGCCGCCCCCGGCCCGCATGATTCGCAGTATCTGTTCAACCAGTTCATCGCGATGATGCGGAAGTGA
- a CDS encoding nucleotidyltransferase, whose protein sequence is MHWNTFAGWLMETRLPPDFREFLALLNSEKVEYLLVGGYAVSYYGYPRPTGDLDIWIAVDAANIQRALAVLAKFGFSGAGVTAELFQTPGRVVRMGVPPVRIEVINRISGVEFAECYARRVSVMIDGVPVQIIGRDDLIANKRAAGREKDLNDVKQLEQ, encoded by the coding sequence GTGCATTGGAATACCTTCGCCGGATGGCTTATGGAAACGCGGCTACCGCCCGACTTCAGAGAGTTCTTAGCGTTGCTCAACTCGGAGAAAGTTGAGTATCTCCTGGTCGGTGGCTATGCCGTCAGTTACTACGGCTACCCGCGACCGACCGGGGACTTGGATATCTGGATCGCCGTCGATGCGGCCAACATACAGAGAGCCTTGGCCGTCCTGGCAAAGTTTGGATTCTCCGGTGCCGGCGTGACGGCCGAGTTGTTCCAGACACCGGGCCGGGTGGTCCGGATGGGCGTGCCGCCAGTTCGAATTGAGGTAATCAATCGCATCTCCGGCGTTGAGTTTGCAGAGTGCTACGCTCGCCGGGTGAGTGTCATGATCGATGGCGTACCCGTGCAGATCATCGGTCGGGACGATCTCATCGCCAACAAGCGAGCCGCTGGTCGCGAAAAGGATCTGAACGACGTGAAACAGCTTGAGCAATAG